The Taeniopygia guttata chromosome 6, bTaeGut7.mat, whole genome shotgun sequence genome contains a region encoding:
- the PPRC1 gene encoding peroxisome proliferator-activated receptor gamma coactivator-related protein 1 isoform X1 produces the protein MPPSDLHLRPTCFPCVFRVLGMPSHCLQQGLSGAHVYCEEISAGSGAVQSVYLAPHAPQQCFSLEADDLNLTSLDAETILEAEEILGTMQNYLDSSVISIIEDLSLSEQGKTCLDAQNELSLLTAITEILDSTDDETLSPFDTIMDAELLTSPRERENPSFQKFLTLSRPLLECESSTLDQPKALRPLSGSSSVSVVGKTDTDVAWDRATHGLEDPVLPKKQVCSTPRVERKVGWHRAREQPLPQRSDGEEEEEEAALGLELDSSREAVDFRVSKAGAALEEHEDPCIINTGDVSLSELVKSMHPYCLPTFTVCLDPDTEPVAKELLSSPVLLEIVPGEGESVEIPVVLQPFTPSSPDLEPQVLGVEEATEESIPEDRGELSGAPMQENGVEEEKEEKLPGKEPSCTTPEATSPLETVAPGASSPNTSSWHSTGAPAGGKRECSEKGRGRERARKSRKKKAEEDQSKQTRPGRDSVAHRLRSAGSGQPHVQPGVSRQRAECPSVQVSDFLAQQLERARKEGQMELHAERAPQPRGRPQSTAGAFLPKKVKQELQKEPAPETVSVALENKIPVSLEKTAPSVKGQRATAHPSLTDQAEGEGDAQPFAGQSSGVLEAASQLPEQGVGLKPAQSLPAAEPSEGLPKEAKPKALSLREYRIRMLHRQPSTSGSQEGKKQVASKWPSVPEPPTELAEIPCLVSPMRSATEADGAQKGPDKPTSPAAVPSHASKASTALTSAPAPATPPPPPSTPMPFVAPNVPSAAGVAPTGMPPASAGAYALYPPVPSWPCFSPQPVGLPPPPSASSSSTFHVMPGLPPPAMAWPPPPLPPPPPFGPYAPVGWAPPSYWPGIPMPPPVPSLSYRDPGAAVQAATAFPAGSHPGTAPLHGQSPAAPMLSCAEPPAFPAQSPAAPSSEMGPAGGPARPAAGRVSDPRRQARMAGESSLSKAPPAPAQPLPAPSAATPQPSRVPPAVPVPQAVPTQPLEESQAATPNQLPKAPPAAICCPAEVFPAPVGESPGTHTMEKAVEPGKEAADKALLEPKAAAGQELPGQKATSQAVAPPRKAGRESSLPTKAPAVRPWRHQPLLSPAQPRDSSKDIVQAFISEIGIEATDLSSLLEQFEKSEAKKEETPVQPPEERQLTGSSGPEIQQDAPTQQDRKPPDGLQASELANVAGLTPPATPPHQLWKPLPVVSLLAKTKSPGSMPQEGPQKTTKLMKAKPLPPNKIQVKSLVPAPANTAPSHVCSGDHDYCILGAPRPESSNIPATQPPAEGGSRWNVKHHRDITIKPITSLTKWTLDQPEPTPPAPNTTTKHSPEPLGMACLAPLDYRTTIPNKATTECSSPPTSVLLSPAASPCRDQEVQTPSAQPSHAAAKRSLRCYRRPQDSPSPSADSWRAGRSRASRSFSSSSDGASESSSSSSSSRSRSRSLSPPPKRWRRYRSRCSHRSSSRSSCGSCGRSRDRSSSSTSSYSSRSTSRSQSRSPSPRRRSNRWRRYSYESQDHYQRQRILQKERAIEERRVVFIGKIPSRMTRSELRHRFSVFGDIEECTLHFRSEGDNYGFVTYRYAEEAFAAIESGHKLRRPDEQPFDLCFGGRRQFCRRNYADLDSNREDFDPAPVKSKFDSLDFDTLLRQAQRSLRR, from the exons TTTCAGAAGTTTCTCACCTTATCCCGCCCGTTGCTGGAGTGCGAGAGCTCTACCCTGGATCAGCCTAAGGCTCTCAGGCCTCTcagcggcagcagcagtgtCTCTGTGGTTGGGAAG ACTGATACAGATGTGGCCTGGGACCGTGCTACTCATGGCCTTGAGGACCCAGTGCTGCCAAAGAAGCAAGTCTGCAGTACCCCGAGAGTGGAGAGGAAGGTGGGCTGGCACCGAGCCCgagagcagcccctgccacaGCGCAGTGAtggggaggaagaagaggaagaggctgCCTTGGGCCTGGAGCtagacagcagcagggaagctgtggatttCCGTGTGAGCAAGGCAGGGGCGGCGCTGGAGGAGCATGAAGACCCCTGCATCATCAACACAGGTGACGTATCCCTGAGTGAGCTGGTGAAGTCCATGCACCCCTACTGCCTGCCCACCTTCACTGTGTGCCTGGACCCTGACACGGAGCCTGTGGCTAAGGAACTTCTGAGCAGTCCTGTCTTGCTGGAAATTGtgcctggagagggagagagtgTGGAGATCCCTGTGGTTCTGCAGCCCTTCACTCCCAGCTCCCCTGACCTGGAGCCCCAGGTCCTGGGAGTAGAGGAGGCTACCGAGGAGTCAATCCCAGAAGATCGAGGGGAGCTGTCAGGAGCTCCAATGCAGGAAAATGGGgtggaagaggagaaagaggaaaaattgcCTGGGAAGGAGCCTTCATGCACTACTCCAGAAGCCACCTCCCCACTGGAGACAGTGGCACCTGGAGCCTCAAGTCCCAAcaccagctcctggcacagcacaggagcTCCAGCAGGTGGAAAACGTGAATGCTCTGAGAAGGGACGGGGCCGTGAGAGAGCAAGGAAGagtaggaaaaagaaagcagaggagGACCAAAGCAAGCAGACCAGGCCTGGCAGGGACTCTGTAGCCCACCGTCTCCGTTCTGCTGGCTCTGGACAGCCCCATGTCCAGCCAGGCGTCAGCCGGCAACGGGCAGAGTGTCCCTCTGTTCAGGTCTCAGActtcctggcacagcagctggaaCGAGCCCGGAAGGAGGGGCAGATGGAGCTGCATGCTGAGCGGGCACCACAGCCCCGGGGCAGgcctcagagcacagcaggggCCTTCCTGCCTAAGAAGGTAAAGCAGGAGCTACAGAAGGAGCCAGCACCAGAAACCGTGAGTGTGGCCCTGGAGAACAAGATTCCGGTGTCCCTGGAGAAGACTGCACCAAGTGTGAAGGGGCAGCGAGCAACTGCACATCCCAGCCTGACAGACCAGGCTGAGGGTGAGGGAGATGCGCAGCCATTTGCTGGACAGAGCAGTGGGGTCTTGGAGGCTGCCTCTCAGCTCCCAGAGCAAGGTGTTGGGCTGAAACCTGCCCAGagcctgccagcagcagagccgaGTGAGGGCCTGCCTAAGGAAGCCAAACCCAAGGCCTTGAGCCTGCGTGAGTACCGCATCCGCATGCTGCACCGTCAGCCCAGCACGAGTGGCAGCCAGGAAGGCAAGAAGCAAGTGGCCAGCAAGTGGCCCAGTGTCCCTGAGCCTCCAACAGAGCTGGCGGAGATCCCCTGCCTGGTGTCACCCATGCGCTCCGCCACCGAGGCAGACGGTGCTCAGAAGGGACCAGACAAAcccaccagccctgctgctgtcccttctCATGCCAGCAAAGCTTCCACTGCTCTGACTTCAGCCCCAGCACCTGCCACCCCTCCACCACCCCCATCTACACCAATGCCTTTTGTTGCACCAAatgtgccctcagctgctggggTGGCCCCCACTGGGATGCCGCCAGCCTCTGCCGGTGCTTATGCCCTGTACCCACCAGTGCCTTCCTGGCCCTGCTTCAGTCCGCAGCCCGTGGGTTTGCCCCCACCACCCAGCGCCAGCTCCTCCAGTACTTTTCATGTGATGCCTGGCCTCCCGCCTCCAGCCATGGCCTGGCCCCCTCCACCTTTGCCACCCCCGCCTCCATTCGGCCCCTATGCCCCAGTTGGGTGGGCACCACCATCCTACTGGCCTGGAATCCCCATGCCACCTCCGGTGCCTTCCCTTTCATACAGGGACCCCggagcagcagtgcaggctgcCACTGCCTTCCCAGCTGGCAGCCACCCCGGCACAGCCCCTCTGCATGGGCAGTCTCCTGCCGCCCCTATGCTCAGCTGTGCGGAGCCACCAGCCTTCCCCGCGCAGTCACCTGCTGCCCCGAGCAGCGAGATGGGGCCTGCAGGTGGCCCGGCCAGGCCGGCGGCTGGCAGGGTGTCAGATCCCAGGAGGCAGGCACGGATGGCAGGAGAGAGCTCCCTCTCCAAGGCCCCTCcggccccagcccagcccctgccagccccctcagctgccactccccagcccagcagggtccctcctgcagtgccagtcccccaggctgtccccacccAGCCTCTGGAGGAGTCCCAAGCTGCAACTCCCAACCAGCTCCCAAAGGCTCCCCCAGCTGCCATCTGCTGCCCAGCAGAGGTATTTCCTGCCCCTGTTGGGGAGTCCCCTGGCACCCACACCATGGAGAAGGCTGTTGAGCcagggaaggaggcagcagACAAAGCCCTGTTGGAGCCCAaggcagctgctgggcaggagtTGCCTGGCCAAAAAGCCACCTCCCAGGCTGTGGCACCACCACGGAAAGCAGGTCGAGAAAGCAGCCTTCCCACCAAGGCACCCGCTGTGCGGCCATGGAGGCaccagccactcctcagcccagcccagcccagagaCAGCAGCAAGGACATTGTGCAAGCCTTCATCAGCGAGATCG GGATTGAAGCCACCGACCTGTCCAGCCTGCTGGAGCAGTTTGAGAAGTCTGAAG ccAAGAAGGAGGAAACTCCTGTACAGCCCCCTGAGGAAAGGCAGCTGACAGGGAGCTCTGG GCCTGAGATTCAGCAGGATGCACCAACCCAACAGGACAGGAAGCCCCCAGATGGCCTGCAGGCCTCTGAGCTGGCCAATGTGGCAG GCCTCACGCCCCCAGCAACACCTCCTCACCAGCTCTGGAAGCCTTTGCCTGTTGTCTCACTGCTGGCCAAGACCAAGTCACCGGGGTCCATGCCCCAGGAAGGGCCCCAGAAGACAACCAAGCTGATGAAAGCCAAGCCACTGCCCCCAAACAAGATCCAGGTGAAGAGCTTggtgccagcccctgccaacACAGCCCCCAGCCACGTCTGCTCGGGAGACCATGACTACTGCATCCTGGGTGCACCACGGCCTGAGAGCAGCAATATCCCTGCCACGCAGCCCCCTGCCGAAGGCGGCTCCCGCTGGAATGTCAAACACCACCGGGACATCACTATCAAACCCATCACCTCCTTAACCAAATGGACGCTGGACCAACCTGAGCCCACCCCACCAGCCCCTAACACCACCACGAagcacagcccagagccccTGGGGATGGCCTGCCTAGCTCCCCTGGATTATCGGACTACCATCCCCAACAAGGCCACCACTGAGTGCAGCAGTCCCCCCACCTCAGTGCTCCTGTCTCCAGCTGCATCCCCCTGCCGGGACCAGGAGGTGCAGactcccagtgcccagcccagccatgCTGCTGCCAAGAGGTCCCTACGCTGCTACCGGAGACCCCAGGACTCACCCAGCCCCTCAGCCGACAGCTGGAGGGCTGGCCGGAGCCGTGCCAGCCGTTCTTTCAGCTCCAGCTCGGATGGAGCTAGTGAgtcctcatcttcatcctcgTCCTCCCGATCCCGGTCACGGTCGCTCTCCCCACCTCCCAAGCGGTGGCGAAG GTACCGCTCAAGATGTTCCCACAGGTCCTCCTCTCGCTCCAGTTGTGGGTCGTGTGGCAGGTCCCGAGACAGGTCTTCATCATCAACATCCTCCTACTCATCCAGGTCAACATCCCGCAGCCAGTCCCGTTCCCCCTCGCCCCGCAGGAGGAGTAACAGGTGGAGAAG ATACAGTTACGAATCACAGGACCACTACCAAAGGCAGAGGATCCTCCAGAAGGAACGTGCAATA GAGGAGCGGCGAGTTGTGTTTATTGGCAAGATCCCCAGCAGGATGACACGGTCAGAGCTGCGGCACCGCTTCTCTgtgtttggggacattgaggagtGTACCCTGCATTTCCGCTCCGAGGG GGATAACTATGGCTTTGTCACCTACCGGTATGCTGAGGAGGCCTTTGCCGCCATCGAGAGTGGGCACAAGCTGCGGCGCCCAGATGAGCAGCCCTTCGACCTGTGCTTTGGTGGCCGCAGGCAGTTCTGCAGGAGGAACTACGCTGACTTGG ATTCAAACCGTGAGGATTTTGACCCAGCTCCTGTCAAGAGCAAGTTTGACTCCCTGGACTTTGACACTCTGCTGCGGCAGGCACAGCGCAGCCTGCGGAGGTAG
- the PPRC1 gene encoding peroxisome proliferator-activated receptor gamma coactivator-related protein 1 isoform X2 — MAARRGGAVPAASGAGAGGAAAAAAPRGLASGGALREPPFRAGSPLQCFSLEADDLNLTSLDAETILEAEEILGTMQNYLDSSVISIIEDLSLSEQGKTCLDAQNELSLLTAITEILDSTDDETLSPFDTIMDAELLTSPRERENPSFQKFLTLSRPLLECESSTLDQPKALRPLSGSSSVSVVGKTDTDVAWDRATHGLEDPVLPKKQVCSTPRVERKVGWHRAREQPLPQRSDGEEEEEEAALGLELDSSREAVDFRVSKAGAALEEHEDPCIINTGDVSLSELVKSMHPYCLPTFTVCLDPDTEPVAKELLSSPVLLEIVPGEGESVEIPVVLQPFTPSSPDLEPQVLGVEEATEESIPEDRGELSGAPMQENGVEEEKEEKLPGKEPSCTTPEATSPLETVAPGASSPNTSSWHSTGAPAGGKRECSEKGRGRERARKSRKKKAEEDQSKQTRPGRDSVAHRLRSAGSGQPHVQPGVSRQRAECPSVQVSDFLAQQLERARKEGQMELHAERAPQPRGRPQSTAGAFLPKKVKQELQKEPAPETVSVALENKIPVSLEKTAPSVKGQRATAHPSLTDQAEGEGDAQPFAGQSSGVLEAASQLPEQGVGLKPAQSLPAAEPSEGLPKEAKPKALSLREYRIRMLHRQPSTSGSQEGKKQVASKWPSVPEPPTELAEIPCLVSPMRSATEADGAQKGPDKPTSPAAVPSHASKASTALTSAPAPATPPPPPSTPMPFVAPNVPSAAGVAPTGMPPASAGAYALYPPVPSWPCFSPQPVGLPPPPSASSSSTFHVMPGLPPPAMAWPPPPLPPPPPFGPYAPVGWAPPSYWPGIPMPPPVPSLSYRDPGAAVQAATAFPAGSHPGTAPLHGQSPAAPMLSCAEPPAFPAQSPAAPSSEMGPAGGPARPAAGRVSDPRRQARMAGESSLSKAPPAPAQPLPAPSAATPQPSRVPPAVPVPQAVPTQPLEESQAATPNQLPKAPPAAICCPAEVFPAPVGESPGTHTMEKAVEPGKEAADKALLEPKAAAGQELPGQKATSQAVAPPRKAGRESSLPTKAPAVRPWRHQPLLSPAQPRDSSKDIVQAFISEIGIEATDLSSLLEQFEKSEAKKEETPVQPPEERQLTGSSGPEIQQDAPTQQDRKPPDGLQASELANVAGLTPPATPPHQLWKPLPVVSLLAKTKSPGSMPQEGPQKTTKLMKAKPLPPNKIQVKSLVPAPANTAPSHVCSGDHDYCILGAPRPESSNIPATQPPAEGGSRWNVKHHRDITIKPITSLTKWTLDQPEPTPPAPNTTTKHSPEPLGMACLAPLDYRTTIPNKATTECSSPPTSVLLSPAASPCRDQEVQTPSAQPSHAAAKRSLRCYRRPQDSPSPSADSWRAGRSRASRSFSSSSDGASESSSSSSSSRSRSRSLSPPPKRWRRYRSRCSHRSSSRSSCGSCGRSRDRSSSSTSSYSSRSTSRSQSRSPSPRRRSNRWRRYSYESQDHYQRQRILQKERAIEERRVVFIGKIPSRMTRSELRHRFSVFGDIEECTLHFRSEGDNYGFVTYRYAEEAFAAIESGHKLRRPDEQPFDLCFGGRRQFCRRNYADLDSNREDFDPAPVKSKFDSLDFDTLLRQAQRSLRR; from the exons TTTCAGAAGTTTCTCACCTTATCCCGCCCGTTGCTGGAGTGCGAGAGCTCTACCCTGGATCAGCCTAAGGCTCTCAGGCCTCTcagcggcagcagcagtgtCTCTGTGGTTGGGAAG ACTGATACAGATGTGGCCTGGGACCGTGCTACTCATGGCCTTGAGGACCCAGTGCTGCCAAAGAAGCAAGTCTGCAGTACCCCGAGAGTGGAGAGGAAGGTGGGCTGGCACCGAGCCCgagagcagcccctgccacaGCGCAGTGAtggggaggaagaagaggaagaggctgCCTTGGGCCTGGAGCtagacagcagcagggaagctgtggatttCCGTGTGAGCAAGGCAGGGGCGGCGCTGGAGGAGCATGAAGACCCCTGCATCATCAACACAGGTGACGTATCCCTGAGTGAGCTGGTGAAGTCCATGCACCCCTACTGCCTGCCCACCTTCACTGTGTGCCTGGACCCTGACACGGAGCCTGTGGCTAAGGAACTTCTGAGCAGTCCTGTCTTGCTGGAAATTGtgcctggagagggagagagtgTGGAGATCCCTGTGGTTCTGCAGCCCTTCACTCCCAGCTCCCCTGACCTGGAGCCCCAGGTCCTGGGAGTAGAGGAGGCTACCGAGGAGTCAATCCCAGAAGATCGAGGGGAGCTGTCAGGAGCTCCAATGCAGGAAAATGGGgtggaagaggagaaagaggaaaaattgcCTGGGAAGGAGCCTTCATGCACTACTCCAGAAGCCACCTCCCCACTGGAGACAGTGGCACCTGGAGCCTCAAGTCCCAAcaccagctcctggcacagcacaggagcTCCAGCAGGTGGAAAACGTGAATGCTCTGAGAAGGGACGGGGCCGTGAGAGAGCAAGGAAGagtaggaaaaagaaagcagaggagGACCAAAGCAAGCAGACCAGGCCTGGCAGGGACTCTGTAGCCCACCGTCTCCGTTCTGCTGGCTCTGGACAGCCCCATGTCCAGCCAGGCGTCAGCCGGCAACGGGCAGAGTGTCCCTCTGTTCAGGTCTCAGActtcctggcacagcagctggaaCGAGCCCGGAAGGAGGGGCAGATGGAGCTGCATGCTGAGCGGGCACCACAGCCCCGGGGCAGgcctcagagcacagcaggggCCTTCCTGCCTAAGAAGGTAAAGCAGGAGCTACAGAAGGAGCCAGCACCAGAAACCGTGAGTGTGGCCCTGGAGAACAAGATTCCGGTGTCCCTGGAGAAGACTGCACCAAGTGTGAAGGGGCAGCGAGCAACTGCACATCCCAGCCTGACAGACCAGGCTGAGGGTGAGGGAGATGCGCAGCCATTTGCTGGACAGAGCAGTGGGGTCTTGGAGGCTGCCTCTCAGCTCCCAGAGCAAGGTGTTGGGCTGAAACCTGCCCAGagcctgccagcagcagagccgaGTGAGGGCCTGCCTAAGGAAGCCAAACCCAAGGCCTTGAGCCTGCGTGAGTACCGCATCCGCATGCTGCACCGTCAGCCCAGCACGAGTGGCAGCCAGGAAGGCAAGAAGCAAGTGGCCAGCAAGTGGCCCAGTGTCCCTGAGCCTCCAACAGAGCTGGCGGAGATCCCCTGCCTGGTGTCACCCATGCGCTCCGCCACCGAGGCAGACGGTGCTCAGAAGGGACCAGACAAAcccaccagccctgctgctgtcccttctCATGCCAGCAAAGCTTCCACTGCTCTGACTTCAGCCCCAGCACCTGCCACCCCTCCACCACCCCCATCTACACCAATGCCTTTTGTTGCACCAAatgtgccctcagctgctggggTGGCCCCCACTGGGATGCCGCCAGCCTCTGCCGGTGCTTATGCCCTGTACCCACCAGTGCCTTCCTGGCCCTGCTTCAGTCCGCAGCCCGTGGGTTTGCCCCCACCACCCAGCGCCAGCTCCTCCAGTACTTTTCATGTGATGCCTGGCCTCCCGCCTCCAGCCATGGCCTGGCCCCCTCCACCTTTGCCACCCCCGCCTCCATTCGGCCCCTATGCCCCAGTTGGGTGGGCACCACCATCCTACTGGCCTGGAATCCCCATGCCACCTCCGGTGCCTTCCCTTTCATACAGGGACCCCggagcagcagtgcaggctgcCACTGCCTTCCCAGCTGGCAGCCACCCCGGCACAGCCCCTCTGCATGGGCAGTCTCCTGCCGCCCCTATGCTCAGCTGTGCGGAGCCACCAGCCTTCCCCGCGCAGTCACCTGCTGCCCCGAGCAGCGAGATGGGGCCTGCAGGTGGCCCGGCCAGGCCGGCGGCTGGCAGGGTGTCAGATCCCAGGAGGCAGGCACGGATGGCAGGAGAGAGCTCCCTCTCCAAGGCCCCTCcggccccagcccagcccctgccagccccctcagctgccactccccagcccagcagggtccctcctgcagtgccagtcccccaggctgtccccacccAGCCTCTGGAGGAGTCCCAAGCTGCAACTCCCAACCAGCTCCCAAAGGCTCCCCCAGCTGCCATCTGCTGCCCAGCAGAGGTATTTCCTGCCCCTGTTGGGGAGTCCCCTGGCACCCACACCATGGAGAAGGCTGTTGAGCcagggaaggaggcagcagACAAAGCCCTGTTGGAGCCCAaggcagctgctgggcaggagtTGCCTGGCCAAAAAGCCACCTCCCAGGCTGTGGCACCACCACGGAAAGCAGGTCGAGAAAGCAGCCTTCCCACCAAGGCACCCGCTGTGCGGCCATGGAGGCaccagccactcctcagcccagcccagcccagagaCAGCAGCAAGGACATTGTGCAAGCCTTCATCAGCGAGATCG GGATTGAAGCCACCGACCTGTCCAGCCTGCTGGAGCAGTTTGAGAAGTCTGAAG ccAAGAAGGAGGAAACTCCTGTACAGCCCCCTGAGGAAAGGCAGCTGACAGGGAGCTCTGG GCCTGAGATTCAGCAGGATGCACCAACCCAACAGGACAGGAAGCCCCCAGATGGCCTGCAGGCCTCTGAGCTGGCCAATGTGGCAG GCCTCACGCCCCCAGCAACACCTCCTCACCAGCTCTGGAAGCCTTTGCCTGTTGTCTCACTGCTGGCCAAGACCAAGTCACCGGGGTCCATGCCCCAGGAAGGGCCCCAGAAGACAACCAAGCTGATGAAAGCCAAGCCACTGCCCCCAAACAAGATCCAGGTGAAGAGCTTggtgccagcccctgccaacACAGCCCCCAGCCACGTCTGCTCGGGAGACCATGACTACTGCATCCTGGGTGCACCACGGCCTGAGAGCAGCAATATCCCTGCCACGCAGCCCCCTGCCGAAGGCGGCTCCCGCTGGAATGTCAAACACCACCGGGACATCACTATCAAACCCATCACCTCCTTAACCAAATGGACGCTGGACCAACCTGAGCCCACCCCACCAGCCCCTAACACCACCACGAagcacagcccagagccccTGGGGATGGCCTGCCTAGCTCCCCTGGATTATCGGACTACCATCCCCAACAAGGCCACCACTGAGTGCAGCAGTCCCCCCACCTCAGTGCTCCTGTCTCCAGCTGCATCCCCCTGCCGGGACCAGGAGGTGCAGactcccagtgcccagcccagccatgCTGCTGCCAAGAGGTCCCTACGCTGCTACCGGAGACCCCAGGACTCACCCAGCCCCTCAGCCGACAGCTGGAGGGCTGGCCGGAGCCGTGCCAGCCGTTCTTTCAGCTCCAGCTCGGATGGAGCTAGTGAgtcctcatcttcatcctcgTCCTCCCGATCCCGGTCACGGTCGCTCTCCCCACCTCCCAAGCGGTGGCGAAG GTACCGCTCAAGATGTTCCCACAGGTCCTCCTCTCGCTCCAGTTGTGGGTCGTGTGGCAGGTCCCGAGACAGGTCTTCATCATCAACATCCTCCTACTCATCCAGGTCAACATCCCGCAGCCAGTCCCGTTCCCCCTCGCCCCGCAGGAGGAGTAACAGGTGGAGAAG ATACAGTTACGAATCACAGGACCACTACCAAAGGCAGAGGATCCTCCAGAAGGAACGTGCAATA GAGGAGCGGCGAGTTGTGTTTATTGGCAAGATCCCCAGCAGGATGACACGGTCAGAGCTGCGGCACCGCTTCTCTgtgtttggggacattgaggagtGTACCCTGCATTTCCGCTCCGAGGG GGATAACTATGGCTTTGTCACCTACCGGTATGCTGAGGAGGCCTTTGCCGCCATCGAGAGTGGGCACAAGCTGCGGCGCCCAGATGAGCAGCCCTTCGACCTGTGCTTTGGTGGCCGCAGGCAGTTCTGCAGGAGGAACTACGCTGACTTGG ATTCAAACCGTGAGGATTTTGACCCAGCTCCTGTCAAGAGCAAGTTTGACTCCCTGGACTTTGACACTCTGCTGCGGCAGGCACAGCGCAGCCTGCGGAGGTAG